The following DNA comes from Camelina sativa cultivar DH55 chromosome 14, Cs, whole genome shotgun sequence.
AAATGTTAAGACTTATTGCTACCTTGCAGAGCTTGTAAATGAAAGTATTCTGGAGATCAGGATCATCAGTGAGTGTAAGCTGATGAATAACCTGAGTACTCTTTAACTTCTTCAGGAGCCAAAGTCCAGAATTAAACAAGGAATTTGAACTGTATAGATAACCCAAATGTGGACCCGAAAGCGATAGATATGTATGAAAATACTTCCTGTATGGATCCATCAAACTATCTGCAACAAAATACAAAGGTCGCTGAGAATGATAAACACCAGTAGTACCGAGCTAAGAATTCATTGTAGTTACTGTCTGAGAGAGATTCTAGGAACATACCAGCTATTGCAGCTCTGATGATGACGTTACCGATTGAATGTCCAACAAAACTCAGCTTAATGTTTTTTAAGCGCCCGTATCTCGCATGtttatcctttttcttcttgaagaaagaaacaatttcCTGTGCAAGCCTCTGACCCATTTCCCTGAAATCGCCATGTGTTTTCTCCTCATTTGCCTCAGACATTAGAAATTCTATCTTGGGATCAATCAGGAGCCACTGATTCCGTATAAGCCTTAGGTCTAAGTGATGCCCCTATAGTAGTACGCACAAATCTATCATGTAAATGGGTAAATGATTGGAAAGCTACAAAAGCAAACTGTAACTGCaaaagtaaaacagaaaaaagaagaagacgcaACTCTAACATATGGACGCTGTGCCAATAAACACAATGATTTAAGGAAGAAAGGTATATTAGTATTACTACATAAGCTTAAGAAAGAGCAATCAACTGAACTTCTAAAAGATACTTGCCTGGAAACCATGAACAAAAACAACGATCTTCAGCTCACGACCACTATGCTGAgggttattttgtttttttgtcacacTCTCATCTTCGTGCCCATTAAGTAAGCTAGAATCGATTTTATCAACATGTCTCATGTACGAATTCTCACTGAAAGTACGCCGTGGTGCATTCCAAACACGTTCAATTATAACAATAGGAACACGCATCGGATCACCAAATATATGCATGTCTTGTATCGCCCGGTTGTTAATCTGCATATTTAGTTATggttaaaacaaattttacaacTTAACGAAACCAACAGGTAAATGAAtcacgaaacaaaaaaaataacaaacccGCATTTGTGCAATACTTCGACGGTGAAGTTCAGCGCGGGTGGATGCAACTTGTGCAGGCTGCGTAAGAGCAAAAATTGAATGAGTAGAGCCAAGCTCGCCAtctaatgaaaattttgaaaaatggaCTCTTAACTATATAACTCACATCATTCAGCTTCAACACACTTGAGACTCTTTTGTGTGAACTATGGTTCGAAATATCGTCCATTCCACTTATAAAATGATGTGGCATTTCAACCTTGGAGTACACCATCCATATCGACCATTCAGCTCTTCGATCTTTTGTCCAGATATCGTGAAGATGTTCCAagatttttgtataattatccCTGAAAAGGACAAATACGGTCAACGATCAGTAGCTAACTTAGTAAACAATCTAAGCTTATCGGACTATGGTTGTCTAAGGGAAATTACCGATGAAATGTCAAAAAGGTATTCCAAAGGTAATGAAGCTGGGTGCCGAGTAAGTGAAAGGTTCGAGATAGATGCTCCTTTGAGAGGTTGTGAAGCAAGTCATCACTTGCTAAATCAAATGGGCCATTCAACTTCTGTGTCAAAAATGGAGAGACAAGCTCATATTCCAGAAGATAGTGAAACAAGGTAATAGATAAAGAATACTCTGCAGTATAATAAAGCAAGGACCTCAAGACTGTTTTGTTGCTTGCCTTGTCCTGAACCTTCAACTTCAACAGATTTTTCAGTTGAAGCTGAGTCAGACAAAAGAGCACTGTCCATACTGGATACAAACTCAGACAAGTCCATTGTCTGACCAACTGCCTTGCTAAGTATTTGCATTTCTTCAAGCAAAGTGTCACGAGCTCCAAGTAAGGCTTTAACAAATGATACAAGCTTATTGTCGGCAGAAGCAATCTGAGCAAAGGCCTATTGAATTAcaaaataatcaatcaataaaattaCTGAAAATTCCAAGAAAGAGGAGCGTTACAA
Coding sequences within:
- the LOC104739605 gene encoding protein FAM135B-like isoform X2 encodes the protein MLRRLGWLIGLSQRSRQTKTLDAEPYVARVKPVLMVDTVQEIAIYIHRFHNLDLFQQGWYQIKISMRWEDGDNNSCGIPSRVVQYEALDSTSNGTNGVWKIDDKDNSFLSQPFRIKYARQDVRLCMMVSFTMPLERYEGSATSAVILKFELLYSPVMEDVSVTHSDASSAAVHEFRIPPKALSGLHSYCPVHFDTFHAVLIDVSVHISVMKSAAYKRPAILSSDASNGKNLASGNVQSSKKAFAQIASADNKLVSFVKALLGARDTLLEEMQILSKAVGQTMDLSEFVSSMDSALLSDSASTEKSVEVEGSGQGKQQNSLELNGPFDLASDDLLHNLSKEHLSRTFHLLGTQLHYLWNTFLTFHRDNYTKILEHLHDIWTKDRRAEWSIWMVYSKVEMPHHFISGMDDISNHSSHKRVSSVLKLNDPAQVASTRAELHRRSIAQMRINNRAIQDMHIFGDPMRVPIVIIERVWNAPRRTFSENSYMRHVDKIDSSLLNGHEDESVTKKQNNPQHSGRELKIVVFVHGFQGHHLDLRLIRNQWLLIDPKIEFLMSEANEEKTHGDFREMGQRLAQEIVSFFKKKKDKHARYGRLKNIKLSFVGHSIGNVIIRAAIADSLMDPYRKYFHTYLSLSGPHLGYLYSSNSLFNSGLWLLKKLKSTQVIHQLTLTDDPDLQNTFIYKLCKQKTLGSFKNIILLSSPQDGYVPYHSARIESCQPASFDNSKKGVAFLEMLNNCMDQIRGPSPETPHHQRVFMRCDVNFDTTLYGRNLNSFIGRAAHIEFLESDIFARFTMWSFQDLFR
- the LOC104739605 gene encoding protein FAM135B-like isoform X1 — its product is MLRRLGWLIGLSQRSRQTKTLDAEPYVARVKPVLMVDTVQEIAIYIHRFHNLDLFQQGWYQIKISMRWEDGDNNSCGIPSRVVQYEALDSTSNGTNGVWKIDDKDNSFLSQPFRIKYARQDVRLCMMVSFTMPLERYEGSATSAVILKFELLYSPVMEDVSVTHSDASSAAVHEFRIPPKALSGLHSYCPVHFDTFHAVLIDVSVHISVMKSAAYKRPAILSSDASNGKNLASGNVQSSKKAFAQIASADNKLVSFVKALLGARDTLLEEMQILSKAVGQTMDLSEFVSSMDSALLSDSASTEKSVEVEGSGQGKQQNSLEKLNGPFDLASDDLLHNLSKEHLSRTFHLLGTQLHYLWNTFLTFHRDNYTKILEHLHDIWTKDRRAEWSIWMVYSKVEMPHHFISGMDDISNHSSHKRVSSVLKLNDPAQVASTRAELHRRSIAQMRINNRAIQDMHIFGDPMRVPIVIIERVWNAPRRTFSENSYMRHVDKIDSSLLNGHEDESVTKKQNNPQHSGRELKIVVFVHGFQGHHLDLRLIRNQWLLIDPKIEFLMSEANEEKTHGDFREMGQRLAQEIVSFFKKKKDKHARYGRLKNIKLSFVGHSIGNVIIRAAIADSLMDPYRKYFHTYLSLSGPHLGYLYSSNSLFNSGLWLLKKLKSTQVIHQLTLTDDPDLQNTFIYKLCKQKTLGSFKNIILLSSPQDGYVPYHSARIESCQPASFDNSKKGVAFLEMLNNCMDQIRGPSPETPHHQRVFMRCDVNFDTTLYGRNLNSFIGRAAHIEFLESDIFARFTMWSFQDLFR